The genome window ATTCTACGTAAATTCTACTTATCGATGTCGTTTTAAACACATTTACGTCCGcttttaactttatgttattcCACATTTCCTTCTACATAacggaaattatattttttgatcgataatgttttatttgaacacGATTTATGTGAAACacattttgtttctattttttaaggttttaaataagatattctttcatttaatggtaatagataaattttacagattcattgattaaattaattctcaGATACATAATTGATTAGCTGATAACAATTTCCTGCCTAAtctaaatcctttttttttaaatttaagattgaATGTTGACTATTTCTGTGATAATTATGCTTACATTGAAATTCATAGTAGAGAATTTTAGTATTCACCAACATAACTCTACCTTTTACTCATATTGCTCGATCGAGCGTTTCAATTCAACACGTCAGTTGTAATAACAACATAGTTCTATGGTAACGAGGGCATGTCTGTTTGTTTAAATAGCGAcgtcaatataaaattattgttggtAATTGTTTTGACAGATATAACCGCTCCCTCAGCTAGTAGAGTTTGATGACGTCATTGTTAATGGATGAAGActtccaaattaaaaaaaaacgagaaaGTGTTGGCCATAGGTAGTTCTACTACGTTGTTGTGCCGTAGAaaaacttttgttatatttgattttttttattaaaatcagatATGATTATTTGGTTTTGTACTAGTCAACAATGAAAACCCACGGTCACTTACTTTCTCATCTCTTAATAAATGcctactattattttttgttttaacatagtaatgaaataaagttcTGTGaatcttcttcttttttttaaataataacgtcaaaaatataaatgttactaatattacatcttactaatattataagtgcaATAGTTtacatgtttgttagaaggtatcttcagaacggctaaatgaatctcgttgaaatttggcataggtaGATGTAAAAAagtgtctggaagaacgcaaaAGTACTTAACAGGTTTCTCTTTAATCCCGCACGTACAAAGTCACggcaaaaagttaaaattttataattaagatacttgcagataatattttaaatttaaattattatataacacGAGATCAGGTAATTCTAGTTATACATTAACTTGTTTTCAAACGATTCTAatcaatgaaatgttttataggCTTCTATTGCCAGAGTAACGCttcttaattaactttttttgatTCATTTAAAAGAAGTTGCCATTAATAATTCTACACAAAgaatctaatatatttttggacaTACTCGTAAATGCACATGCACGCTTATAATTACACAGTTTTTCTTAAGGTCTATAAGTTTATTAGCTTATTGGACTATGAAACTATTAAACTATCGTGAAAATTTCGAATAAATAGTGAAGTTTGGGCTTCATTTGATAACATTTCATATGCTTTCATATAAAAGCTGTATGATTTACGTTGTTACTATATAACTATATACAGCCAGTTCtgcagtttattttaaaaacgttaCATTGTATCAGTACGTAACATTATCAGCATCCGATAACGGATTGATGGGTACAAGGGTTTAAATcatatcataaatataataaacaaaacgtGTCTCGAACCGGCAGTACTCATGAAAGCTCACTCCAGTTTCGACGAGAGATAATATCTTCATAGGGTTCCGTATTTGGTTTTAATGGAACTTAAActacattgaaattataaacggaggtatttttttaactctattttgtatattttattatggtACTGAATAGCGTGTTTTGGACATATTATGCGGAGACGACATTAATaagaaagtaatgagattaaaTGTCATCCGCATTACAAAAGTAGAGGAAGAAGAAAGTAtagatggattgtgtgaaaaagGATATGCGAAAAAAAGTGATATCAGTTATGACAGCTGATAGAGACGTATCGAGGCGTAGTACACACTGTAAAGACATGGACAGGTTGATGATTTTTCTTTTGGTATCACAATTtatgaatgttaaaaataatttagagtaattaatgaataacaatatttagattatttttactttgacaTGAACTGTTTTTgcttaaagttaataaacaaatatttaaattaaaaatcaaaaagaaataaatccaATACTGACCACAAACGACAGGAGGACTTCAATTTTTTACTCTGAAATTCAACCAATTATTTTATGGAATTGTCATGAGATTTATCAATGGTTTcggattgttttctttttgttatctttgtaatgtcaaagataatgagataaaattaatcacCTACGGAACCCTACAATGAGACGTCTGCaaacgaaattttatttatgaacatAGGCCGTATCGTGTTTCGTGTCAGGAGAACGAAACGAAGTcgtattaaatcttttaaaaagaataataataccTCGGGCATCGTGTGTTGCCAATTTAACACAAGGGATCAATGTCCTTTTGACAATTGTTTGTCAACGAGCCTTCAGATGAATAAATGTTTACCAGCCAGTTATTTTTAGctcttgtattatttattgatggtttatttttaattttaatactcgATACAAGCGTCACTTGCCTTTTGGTTTTAATTTATCGAAGTTCTGGGTTCAAATTCGCCATttgataattttcataaaatccTAGTAtcaatatgtaataattacgCATAAATATCcccaataatttaaaagtccATGTCACATATACAATATTCGATAAAAATCTGATCAAattgaattcattttattgattttccCTATAAACCCAGATACCTTTAAGTGAATCgcgataaaaatgatatggAAACTTAATAATGATAAGAAATACACTTTCCATGATAATTCTGGAGATTATTGTACCATGGTACAGTTTTTATGTGAAAAGCACTGACCACTCGGTAACATTCTTTCAGGTTAATTTGCATTAACAACACCAATATCTAGTGTCAACGTAAGTTAGAAGTCATCTGTTTAAAATGCAAACTTATTGGATCttttaatagatggcgctgtggaataattatttcacgatttttatatttctgattTACATTACtttagtttacatttacatttaatccATCCACTGATTAGAGATTGCGGAAGGAAATGTACGATAGTAATTATCTGtcctttatgtaaataatagcTGCCACCCGCTTCTCCGTcagcacggaattaaaaagaaaacttaataagtaacctatgtgctCTTCAtgactatattctatatatatgccaaatttcattcagatatgttgagctgttctggagatataccttcaaacaaacatccatccatccatccaaatatgagcatttataatattaataagatttatttatatatcactTTAACTAATACGCTattgaagtaaaaattaaaaataattaataacgaaATTTAATCAATTCAGAATtggttttattcaataattttgatgactaaaatttaaatagcttATTTACGtagtaaaaatacaaagaaatctaaacattatatatataatttcctGATAGATTtcgacaatattttaattttttattcataacttGTCATATATgtcatgttattatttaattattaacataactCAAGGATTATCGTCATAAAATCTAGTCTACATTTCTTAACAAGGATAGAAACCGACACCAACGCATCTGTACACGTATTAATTCTATGAGTTTGTATGGGCGGACCACTACCTAAAGAAATTTATGATACTAGATACTTTGGGAATCCCACACTAAAAAggaatatttgatttattaatataacgaCACGGATATAAAATGCctaatgtataattttcacatttatttaagGATTTATCAATTGTGATGGAAAAAACGTCTACAATTTTGCCAAaatcaattgattttttttaattgattaaataacaatttctacaatttatgtattaatctATGGTTTAACAGaagtaaattgtttattgtcaTTGATTTTATGCCAAGAAGGAAAATAAAGCCAGATGACCAATCGTAATCTATTCCATGATAAAATAGGAATAAATTCCTAAATGAAgtgatatacatataatttccatatttaatacatatgaattattaatttacataatatacacaTGTACACATTGAtaatattcattaataaatctacatgTGTTCTAACTTAGGTgttagttttcttttattgttttaatttttttttgcctacattcaaaattaaatgattaaaaattcgTTAGTGTGTTTCACACATTCGAGATCCTCACTCTTATTTGTAGTATATAAACATGTACATAATAACCTATAGATCCGGAGCACGAAAGAGAGGCGATAAAAAGTGCTCCGAAGGGATTTTGCTGGGGAAAATTTCCTTAGTTctcatttacaatacaaaattaaatttggaaaatCGACTCTAGATTAGACGTCAAATTTCTATAAAACACTCCCTCTaggttttatatctatatatgtatgaactcaaataaaacctaaaaaatagataacaatGTTTCGGCAGTAGATCACTACGTTATCGACTAAGCAAGTAGAATCACAACTGAATTTAcacatatataaatgtaaatcgtTGTTGCAAGTGTAGAGTCACACCTCGGAGTCGCAAGTAACACGTCTCGTCACTGCCCGGTGCATACGATGCATGCAAACGTAACGCCCATGCAAGAAGCCGGtcaatcttttatattttcatatgcaTTCAGGgctgtcaatttttttattagttaaggAAAATTAACTTCTGTACCCACTGTGATAAGACGGTCGTATAGAAAAATGAACTTCTGTTTTCGACCCTTTCTATGAAGAATTACTGTCTATAGATCCCATAAGAGATGGAATTATTCATCGGATGCGTAGGTTTgcctttcatttaaaaattgttccaTCTGAAATTGGGCCTCAAAACGTAAAACAACGTAATCCCTTAACCCTTTAAATACCGTAATTGGATAGCTCTGCTTACTGCTaacgtatttttatatgcaGGGATGGAAGAGGCAATTACACGAGGTATCATACACATAAAGACGGAtacttattaaatgttatgtacATATGGTACATACTTGAAATGGAAAGCAATAATTTGCTTGTTTTTGTGCACATTTGAACcagaaataacaaaagaaaattaataaacattgaaaTGAAGACGgacgaaaaaaacaaaaatcagtgtgtgaaacaaaaaacagtaaaaattcaactataaaatatactagtcttctagttatttaaaaaaaatgggacccatctgcaagcacttcctttcgattaaaaaattttttatcaaaatcggaccaccaggggcggagattcgcagtaacacacattaaaaaaaaatcagtcgaattgataacctccttctttttgaagtcggctaaaaattgaAACTATCTTCTGACGTAAAATGTAGTTAGTTGACAACCCTATTTGTAAGTATTGTACTCACTGGCATGTTACTGCCCTTGTAATTACGGCATTTGTCAACTTGTTTTGTCGTTTTTTcgatcattatttaaatatttttaccgtTTTTAATCATAATGTAATGGTTATTTCAAGcgtacaaaaagaaaaaaattgggtGTACGTAATTTGGGAACGTTTACCTATGCcgtaaaacaaacaaacaaaacttttgtTAACTTAACTTAGCCAAAGTTAAGTTGGTACCTATCAAAGCTAGGCTAAGCTATTTAGCTAGCTAACTTAACTTACAATATACAAACttaaaatgttcaattaaacaaaagaaaaagcatttttatcgatatttaCACATCGTTTCATAAAAAAAGCGTCGAAGAAAGGATATACGTGTAGAGTTACAACTTTCAAGTAATTTGAAacgaatgaaaacaaaaagtatcatcgtaaacagttttaatatcttacttcGATGGAAGCAAATATGATCTTATAAGAAACAATGAAGAAAGTCTCTCCCATAAATCCACTCACCAGTTTTCGAATCTTGATAAAACCGCTGACAATGAACTTGACTCGCTGAACTAATTGGTATCAGATACCGACCACGGACCAGTACCGGTACCAATTTCACTCGTACCAAAACTTCAACACAACACAAGGCTCGAATGCAAAAGTTGCGCTGCAAAAAAACATCGACATCCAATGATGTTTTAAGGTTATGTCACAGAAGCACAACAAAATCTCACTCTTgcacagtttttttaaacgtttaataACGTAGAAAAGTGTAGATGTCGATTTTtaagatacaaaataataataaaaaatcgataGCGCGCCAACTCAGTAGTATGAACGGAACGGTCACGCGGGCGCAGACCGATCTAAAACTGATCAAACCGGTATGAAGTCACCGAGTATACGAACGTCGTCGCCGAACCGGCCGCGATCATGCACGATACCGCTTCTTACTTCATGacagttttcaatttatttaatgcaatacaaaataatattcattcctgtaaattataaaactaatacagACTGTATTGAATACATCTCTAACTGATATACAAACTAATAACTTAACCCTAGGCTAGGTTTTTAGCCTTAGCTTTTGTTATTTCACACGAGCTATACCTACTTACTTGTATTAGATAGCCTTTTGCTTAGTGAGCTTACTTACACAGACtgttctatatatttttatatgtataaatgcattaattttttttaaccgttTTATGCCTTTAAAACAGTTAAGacgttaaataatataattatttaaatgagtttcttcttattttagattagattaaaagagttcgttttaaaaatgaactcgtttttggataaaaatataaaagatttcgATTAgcataattttacattaaaatttaatctttttcttatctttgtaattaaattcttgGTCATTTGGCACACgtgtgtaatttaaataaagtaaattaaaaattgtaacctTAAACTACAGTGTATATTAGGATATAGGATAGGTCCTATACAtggtatttatttctaaaagtgATTTTGTTTGGAAACCTACGTAAAATTCTTATTACACAAGTTGATACATCATAATAACTCTTTGCTGAGACGTAGTAGTAGTAGAGAGTAGTTAATAAAATGCAATCTATGGCTCAACGTTTTATCAACCTTTAAAGCTACATTGCTAAGGATATTGTGATTCCTGCTATTGTAAGCATTAGATAGCTGACTGGTATTACATACTCGGTATTGTATAAAATCCAGATGCAAAATATATGTCTGCGCACTCTAAAACCTTATCTTCgctttatcaattttattgacattgCAGTATTTTCGCGAGACGTTACTCGGCGCCAATGTATTATCATTAGTTTAACCGATTACGCTGATATTTACAATACTTATCGGTCAAGCACTCGGAACTCGGACAAGACTATGAGTTGATGCGTGACGTAAGTTGCATTCTATTGATTGGCTGTGTCCCGCGGTTTTGTCTACTGCGATCATCGTTAGCCCCTTATGCCTGTAGAGTACATTGGCGGAAGCGAAGTGGAACCGAAGTAAAGTTGTAGCACAATGAGATCCAAAAACATTATGTGTACAAGGATATTATCCTATCTATCCCACCTAGTGTATTCGGGGGGACGCGTCAACAGCATTTTACTTGTCTTTTTCCTTTTGCActcttcattttcatttttaacgtTCTAGGagttttgaaatgttttggaAAAGAATAAGAGGGCTAAAGGTAAATTTTCCAAATCCACCGGATTTTGAAATCTTTCATCTTGACCTCATCTCCTACATCAAGCATcctatttcctttttttttttctaaatgttgCCAGATTATATATTTCCCGAATTTCCAAAAGTTACGCaagttttatttgtgtaattttaagtttgtgttaatttatttctgttgtaattaatgttgatttaaatgcaaatacaAACACCCAACAAAATTACAATCTTGTCATGTGGGCGCAGCAATCTTCATTGATATTGCCACACTTTTTATCTACGTGAATACATCTACCGAACTAATgtcatgtaaaaattataaccagtattttatactttatactacacattttttttctccgcggctatgaaatatttttaaccataTTTACAAATCGAATTATCACGAATGATTTTTGGTCCGACTAAAAGTTTCAAATTATGTTATCTGTATTCTGACACTTTTGTTTGAACTgtcatgttatattttatctatattttgttttcaatttgtgACGAGTTGTCAACGCtaaaataactttgattttaattataaacaaaattcaaaggttttgaattaaattaagcaTAAGattcaaaacataattagACCTAACACTACAAACATTCAACAGATTTGGAAATAAGGTTCTCACATCGTTTAAATGTGTGGCatcaatttttgaaataactgTTATTGTAGGTGTGGCACGCATATTACAAATTGTTTATCGTGTGTTTTGAATCGTATCTGAGGGAAATTCAGTTCAAAGTAACTAAAGAAATCGTGCAGTTAAGATGCCTGTGTTAGACTCTTGCTGGTCACCATGTATATGGTCATCGACTGTGAAATCCGGCAGCCGAGCTGTGGCGGTATACACAGCAGCGATGAGTTTGAttctaataacatttattgcaTATCAAATGGGTGGAGGAGATTCAACACAACTTTGGAATCCTTTATTTGAAGCTGATGTTAGAGgatgtaagtttttttcatattagaaTTGGTGGGTTAAACAACAATTGCATATGATGTAGGACTTTACAACCTTAATAATGTAGAGACAATGAAATGAATAAACACAGGTTGATGGTGATTTTTAGGAAGGTGaagacaaaagaaaaacattgatTAATTGAGGGAAATAATCCTTTTGGaagaaagttaaaattgtacaattcTTTAGTTGTAAATGTGTTTGGTGTATAAAATTGGTTTCTGTTTTCTCAGCACTGTTTGCATTTATGTTTTGGCAGTGCAAATTTGCAGTTAgtgaattaaaatagtttttgtaagtgcttgttgattttaatttaaattattaacatttcagCTCTACAAGTGTTTGGAATAATCTTCATAGTTATCCTGACTACACTCATTGTTTCATCTATTTTAATGGTATGtatcaaaaactatttttttttctttacagatACAGTGATATCTATATCATGTatgtaataagatttttaatcatttttacacataaataaaactcatttaaattacttattgaattttatctcATAGATGCATTTATGTGAGATAGGAAGCTACTTAACTTTctgttatgtttaaaaaagtataagaatttttattttctgttacAGGTGATAGGTATTAACATTTGGATGAGAGGTTT of Papilio machaon chromosome 18, ilPapMach1.1, whole genome shotgun sequence contains these proteins:
- the LOC106712144 gene encoding uncharacterized protein LOC106712144: MPVLDSCWSPCIWSSTVKSGSRAVAVYTAAMSLILITFIAYQMGGGDSTQLWNPLFEADVRGSLQVFGIIFIVILTTLIVSSILMVIGINIWMRGFILPWLLTMGLIIMFQFVFGLWLLGGYYIYLDATFAALVDFLWMAYNIYCWLCVFSQYQIILDMQSPNIEMLVEY